The Campylobacter sp. RM16189 genome has a segment encoding these proteins:
- the lptB gene encoding LPS export ABC transporter ATP-binding protein → MHKLEIKELKKTIKKSNIIKGISLEVKSGEVVGLLGPNGAGKTTTFYMICGLITPSSGNILLDDVDITNVPLHKRAQMGIGYLPQESSIFKDLSVEENLLLGAEILYKDSDIIEKKVNEMLNLLNIEPIRLRKGVSLSGGERRRCEIARSLMITPKFLLLDEPFAGVDPIAVFDIQNIVRDLKNLGIGVLITDHNVRETLAICDRAYVIKDGSLLAFGNAKEVANDKLVKTHYLGEEFRLLE, encoded by the coding sequence GTGCATAAACTTGAGATAAAAGAGCTAAAAAAAACTATTAAAAAATCAAATATAATTAAAGGAATCTCTCTTGAGGTAAAAAGCGGAGAAGTTGTGGGTCTGCTTGGTCCAAATGGGGCCGGCAAGACGACAACTTTTTATATGATTTGTGGATTAATTACTCCAAGTAGCGGAAATATACTGCTTGATGATGTCGATATTACAAATGTTCCGCTTCATAAACGAGCACAGATGGGCATAGGATATCTACCACAAGAATCTAGTATATTTAAAGATTTAAGCGTAGAGGAGAATTTACTTCTCGGGGCTGAAATTTTATACAAAGACAGTGATATTATAGAAAAAAAAGTCAATGAAATGTTAAATCTGCTAAATATTGAGCCGATTCGTCTAAGAAAGGGAGTGAGTCTAAGCGGAGGTGAGAGAAGGCGCTGTGAGATAGCAAGAAGCCTGATGATAACGCCTAAATTTTTACTTCTTGACGAGCCTTTCGCTGGAGTTGATCCTATAGCCGTCTTTGATATTCAAAATATAGTAAGAGATCTTAAAAATTTGGGAATAGGCGTATTAATAACCGATCATAATGTGCGTGAAACTTTGGCGATTTGCGATAGAGCGTATGTTATAAAAGATGGTTCTTTATTAGCTTTTGGAAATGCCAAAGAGGTGGCTAACGATAAACTCGTTAAAACCCATTACCTTGGCGAAGAATTTAGGCTTTTAGAATAA
- the tsaE gene encoding tRNA (adenosine(37)-N6)-threonylcarbamoyltransferase complex ATPase subunit type 1 TsaE gives MKREFILNLNELDELAKILPKEGVVILRGDLAIGKTTLVKAIAKARGIDSDVTSPTFSVMQGYENNVFHYDIFQNGFEGILKNGLFENFFEDGLHLVEWGDDELEDMLKKFNIAYVKILITPHERGRKYEVFGA, from the coding sequence ATGAAGAGAGAATTTATTCTGAATTTAAATGAGCTTGATGAGCTTGCCAAAATTCTTCCAAAAGAGGGAGTTGTAATCTTAAGGGGTGATTTGGCTATTGGAAAAACTACTTTAGTAAAAGCTATCGCTAAGGCTCGCGGTATAGATTCTGATGTCACTTCTCCTACTTTTTCTGTTATGCAAGGATATGAAAATAACGTATTTCACTATGATATTTTTCAAAATGGATTTGAAGGAATTTTAAAAAACGGACTATTTGAGAATTTCTTTGAAGATGGGTTACACTTAGTAGAGTGGGGTGATGATGAGCTTGAGGATATGCTTAAAAAATTTAATATCGCTTATGTTAAAATTTTAATTACACCTCATGAAAGAGGGCGCAAATACGAGGTTTTCGGTGCATAA
- a CDS encoding RNA-binding S4 domain-containing protein, whose protein sequence is MRIDKFLNTVNITKRRAVSEDMCKSGVVSINGVVAKPAKEIKIGDKITIKFLAKEVSYEVLAIPVTKSIPKSAQSEYVKQL, encoded by the coding sequence ATGAGAATAGATAAATTTTTAAACACAGTAAATATTACAAAGCGCCGTGCGGTCAGTGAAGATATGTGTAAAAGTGGCGTAGTAAGCATAAACGGAGTCGTAGCAAAGCCTGCCAAGGAGATTAAGATAGGTGACAAGATCACGATCAAATTTCTAGCCAAAGAAGTAAGCTACGAGGTTTTAGCCATCCCTGTTACAAAAAGTATCCCAAAATCAGCCCAAAGCGAGTATGTAAAACAGCTATGA
- a CDS encoding alpha/beta hydrolase-fold protein: MFGFAFLAGAPNQNIKPIQGFVYDHFDIEISNLKAGNGEIYRIFQAIPKDKKSFKNLIFMLDANAQFPMILNLYRPTKEPPLIIAIGYDTNLAYDAKRRTRDYTPKALGNEFAKGGGADAFYKFIKDILMPFIEFKFDVRQSRKTLYGHSFGGLFTLFVMLKNEALFDDFFIASPSLWWGDSLILKESVLNGKFKDKIKAKFVNLSVGEFEKRAGKTDKEGLIKASDLAEILRNSNILYRFKIYENQTHGSVIPLNLQDLLKYYDK; this comes from the coding sequence ATGTTTGGATTTGCTTTTTTAGCCGGTGCGCCAAATCAAAATATAAAGCCTATACAGGGCTTCGTATATGATCATTTCGATATTGAAATTTCAAATTTAAAAGCCGGTAACGGTGAAATTTACAGGATATTTCAAGCTATTCCAAAAGATAAAAAGAGCTTTAAAAACCTTATTTTTATGCTTGATGCCAATGCACAGTTTCCTATGATTTTAAATTTATATAGGCCAACCAAAGAGCCGCCCCTTATAATAGCTATAGGTTATGATACAAATTTAGCCTATGACGCCAAAAGGCGCACGAGAGATTATACTCCAAAGGCTCTTGGTAATGAATTTGCGAAAGGTGGAGGAGCTGATGCTTTTTATAAATTTATAAAAGATATTTTAATGCCTTTTATAGAGTTTAAATTTGATGTGAGACAGAGCCGCAAGACACTTTATGGTCACTCTTTTGGCGGACTTTTTACTCTATTTGTCATGCTTAAAAATGAAGCGTTATTTGATGATTTCTTTATAGCCTCTCCATCTTTATGGTGGGGAGATTCGCTTATTTTAAAAGAATCTGTTTTAAATGGTAAATTTAAAGATAAAATAAAGGCTAAATTTGTAAATTTAAGTGTAGGAGAGTTTGAAAAAAGAGCCGGAAAAACCGACAAAGAAGGCTTAATAAAGGCTAGCGATTTAGCTGAAATTTTAAGAAATAGCAATATTTTATATAGATTTAAAATTTACGAAAATCAAACTCACGGTAGCGTAATACCGCTAAATTTGCAAGATCTTTTGAAATACTACGATAAATAA
- a CDS encoding TonB-dependent receptor, whose translation MLKIKKTAAAFACIASSSYLLGAELIQLDQVVVTAGGFEQDIKEAPASVSVIDNKKLSQGVFKSLHNIANKVPGVSVVGGEDGPASGISIRGMQSSQTLILIDGKRVSSSAANPKGGAGDMNSNFIPPVDAIERVEIIRGPMSSLYGSDAVGGVINIITKKSINKFSGSVGFSYLLQNHNGIGDHKQMDFYLNSPILDDKLAIQLWGYKKLRDEDEYKGGYQQSDKKSLSAKIWIAPDEHNKFYLLGSKDMHDYSRTVGKTATLKTNKLINKYDYDRYSYAVGYLGDFDIINADISYTYDHTQRTSLFDSLSPATVKNNNFNSKFSTFLDSHTLTLGYDFSKQAVKTTFIVSNALKSGLKTPAEYSMKEHALFLEDEWEILRDTLYMTFGGRWTHNQYFGSHFSPRIYAVYNINDSWTIKVGVATGYKSPDINQISPEVGTIQGGWRIVDFGNKYLEPEKSTTYEIAAYYDNGSDFRANLTLFKNEFKNKILDTDGSNLNKIPAYSGCTGAPHVKCPGWGTYFNIDGAGVWGIELGGDYDITQNLNLSASYTYNNSKIKTGNPVISTPKGDVSFDQTTLSRLDGKSLTATPEHKANIMIAYEPINNISAFIGANYESELTSVKFGPGNKVSENNKKLFTTDIGVNWSVNDNLSLSFTTYNIFDNVRYDEGLADDGNYYWYPEEGRRFLFKINSKW comes from the coding sequence ATGCTTAAAATTAAAAAGACCGCAGCAGCTTTTGCTTGCATTGCTAGTTCTTCTTATTTGCTTGGAGCGGAATTAATTCAGCTTGATCAAGTAGTAGTAACTGCCGGAGGATTTGAGCAAGATATAAAAGAGGCTCCGGCAAGTGTCTCTGTGATTGATAATAAAAAATTGTCTCAAGGAGTTTTTAAATCTTTGCATAATATTGCAAATAAGGTTCCGGGGGTTAGTGTGGTAGGCGGAGAAGACGGTCCTGCTAGTGGAATTTCAATAAGAGGCATGCAGAGCTCTCAAACATTAATACTAATAGATGGGAAAAGAGTAAGTTCTAGCGCCGCAAATCCAAAAGGAGGGGCGGGAGATATGAACTCTAATTTTATTCCTCCTGTCGATGCGATAGAGCGCGTAGAGATTATAAGGGGGCCTATGAGTTCGTTATATGGAAGCGATGCTGTAGGTGGGGTTATAAATATAATAACGAAAAAGAGTATTAATAAATTTAGCGGATCTGTAGGATTTTCATATCTGTTGCAAAATCATAATGGAATAGGTGATCATAAGCAGATGGACTTTTATTTAAATTCACCTATCTTAGATGATAAATTGGCTATTCAACTTTGGGGATATAAAAAACTAAGAGATGAGGATGAGTATAAAGGCGGATATCAGCAGAGTGATAAAAAGAGTTTAAGTGCTAAAATTTGGATAGCTCCTGACGAGCATAATAAATTTTATCTGCTAGGTTCAAAGGATATGCATGACTATTCAAGAACAGTAGGTAAAACGGCGACCTTGAAGACAAATAAGCTTATAAATAAGTATGACTACGACAGATATAGCTACGCAGTAGGCTATCTTGGAGATTTTGATATTATAAATGCGGATATAAGTTATACCTATGATCATACGCAAAGAACAAGCCTGTTTGACAGCCTATCTCCCGCTACTGTAAAAAATAATAACTTTAACTCTAAATTCAGTACATTTTTAGACTCTCATACTCTAACTCTCGGATATGATTTTAGCAAGCAGGCGGTCAAGACTACCTTTATAGTGTCAAACGCATTAAAATCCGGTCTTAAAACTCCAGCAGAGTACTCGATGAAAGAGCATGCTTTATTTTTGGAGGATGAGTGGGAGATTTTAAGAGACACCTTGTATATGACATTTGGTGGTAGATGGACTCATAACCAGTATTTTGGCAGTCATTTCTCTCCTAGAATTTATGCAGTTTATAATATCAACGATAGCTGGACTATAAAAGTCGGAGTGGCAACGGGATATAAAAGCCCTGACATAAATCAAATTTCACCTGAAGTAGGAACTATTCAGGGTGGATGGAGAATAGTTGACTTTGGAAATAAATATTTGGAGCCTGAAAAGAGCACTACCTATGAGATCGCTGCATATTACGATAATGGTAGCGATTTTCGTGCTAACTTAACACTGTTTAAAAACGAGTTTAAAAATAAAATTTTAGATACCGACGGAAGTAATCTAAATAAAATCCCCGCATATAGTGGCTGCACAGGAGCACCCCATGTAAAATGTCCCGGATGGGGAACCTATTTTAATATAGACGGAGCTGGTGTTTGGGGTATTGAGCTTGGCGGTGATTACGATATAACTCAAAATCTAAATTTAAGCGCGTCATACACATACAACAACTCTAAGATAAAAACCGGCAATCCTGTTATAAGCACACCTAAGGGTGATGTTAGCTTTGATCAAACAACGCTTTCCAGATTGGATGGTAAGTCTTTAACGGCAACTCCGGAGCATAAGGCCAATATAATGATAGCTTATGAGCCTATTAATAATATATCGGCATTTATAGGGGCAAATTACGAAAGTGAGCTAACTAGCGTAAAATTTGGACCAGGAAATAAGGTAAGCGAGAATAATAAAAAGCTGTTTACTACAGATATTGGTGTGAATTGGAGTGTAAATGATAATCTATCTTTAAGTTTTACCACCTACAATATATTTGACAATGTTAGATACGATGAGGGCTTGGCTGATGATGGCAATTACTACTGGTATCCCGAAGAGGGAAGAAGATTTTTGTTTAAGATTAATTCAAAATGGTAG
- a CDS encoding argininosuccinate synthase: protein MKKDVKKVVLAYSGGLDTSIILKWLQDEYKCEVITFTADIGQGEELEPARVKALELGIKPENIFIEDLKEEFVRDFVFPMFRANAVYEGEYLLGTSIARPLIAKRQAEIARTVGADGVSHGATGKGNDQVRFELGYYALGDNLTIIAPWREWNLNSREKLLAYAEKNGIKIEKKPGKSPYSMDANLLHISYEGLVLENPAHAPEDDMWRWSVSPKDAPDESEIIEIGYEKGDPVSINGKKLSPAEILAELNRLGAKHGIGRLDIVENRSVGMKSRGCYETPGGTIMLKAHRAIESITLDRGAAHLKDELMPKYAELIYNGYWWSPERVMLQALIDKSQENVNGTVRVELYKGNVIILGRDSKNDNLFSEAFCTFEEDSVYDQKDADGFIKLNALRFIIGRKNGRKFN from the coding sequence ATGAAAAAAGATGTTAAAAAGGTTGTTTTGGCATACTCAGGCGGTCTTGACACAAGCATTATTTTAAAATGGCTTCAAGATGAGTACAAATGCGAAGTTATAACTTTTACCGCCGATATCGGTCAAGGCGAAGAGCTTGAGCCGGCAAGAGTTAAAGCGCTAGAGCTTGGTATAAAACCTGAAAATATCTTTATAGAAGATCTTAAAGAGGAATTTGTGCGAGATTTTGTATTTCCGATGTTTAGAGCAAACGCCGTTTATGAGGGCGAATACCTACTTGGCACATCGATAGCTCGTCCGCTGATAGCAAAACGCCAAGCCGAGATCGCAAGAACGGTAGGAGCTGACGGAGTAAGCCACGGCGCGACAGGCAAAGGAAACGATCAAGTTAGATTTGAGCTTGGATACTATGCACTTGGAGATAACTTAACCATAATCGCTCCTTGGCGCGAGTGGAATCTAAACAGCCGCGAAAAACTGCTTGCATACGCAGAAAAAAACGGCATAAAGATAGAGAAAAAACCTGGCAAAAGCCCATACTCAATGGACGCAAATTTACTTCATATAAGCTATGAGGGCTTAGTGCTTGAAAACCCTGCGCATGCTCCTGAAGATGATATGTGGAGATGGAGCGTAAGCCCAAAAGATGCGCCTGATGAAAGCGAGATCATAGAGATAGGATACGAAAAAGGCGATCCCGTAAGCATTAACGGCAAAAAGCTAAGTCCTGCTGAAATTTTAGCCGAGTTAAACCGTCTTGGTGCAAAACACGGCATAGGAAGACTTGATATCGTGGAAAATCGCTCCGTAGGCATGAAATCTCGCGGCTGCTACGAAACTCCAGGCGGAACGATCATGCTAAAAGCCCACCGCGCCATAGAGAGTATAACGCTTGACAGAGGAGCTGCTCACCTTAAAGACGAACTCATGCCAAAATACGCAGAGCTCATTTATAACGGCTACTGGTGGTCTCCTGAGCGAGTTATGCTGCAAGCGCTGATTGACAAAAGCCAAGAGAATGTAAACGGAACGGTTAGAGTCGAGCTATATAAAGGAAACGTGATCATCCTAGGCAGAGACAGCAAAAACGATAATCTCTTTAGCGAAGCGTTTTGCACATTTGAAGAAGATAGTGTCTATGATCAAAAAGACGCAGACGGCTTTATCAAGCTAAATGCGTTAAGATTTATCATAGGGCGCAAAAACGGGCGCAAATTTAACTAA
- the rplI gene encoding 50S ribosomal protein L9 — MKVLLIKDVKSLGKAGEIKEVKDGYGNNFLIGRGLAKAATPDVLRQYEAAQKRKVEELKYELANLETLKEQLENIKLVIKKPLGANGSLFGAVTKDEIAHALEEKHNLAIDKKSFDTDGHIKSTGIFDVDVKLGHGIHAKLNLEVEGE, encoded by the coding sequence ATGAAAGTATTACTGATAAAAGACGTAAAATCTCTTGGCAAAGCAGGAGAGATAAAAGAGGTAAAAGACGGCTACGGAAACAACTTCTTAATCGGCAGAGGCTTAGCAAAAGCGGCAACTCCTGATGTACTCCGCCAATATGAAGCGGCTCAAAAAAGAAAGGTCGAAGAGCTAAAATACGAGCTTGCAAATTTAGAAACTCTAAAAGAGCAACTCGAAAACATAAAGCTAGTTATCAAAAAACCTCTTGGCGCTAACGGCTCTCTGTTTGGAGCTGTTACAAAAGACGAGATCGCTCACGCCCTTGAAGAAAAGCACAATCTAGCCATAGACAAAAAGAGCTTTGATACCGACGGACATATCAAATCAACAGGAATTTTTGACGTAGATGTGAAGCTAGGACACGGAATTCACGCCAAACTTAATCTAGAAGTCGAGGGCGAATAG